Genomic window (Alteromonas pelagimontana):
TGCAATTTATTCCGTCGATACTTGCTATTCATTGTTAGGTGAGTCTCTACTAACCTTTAAAATCGAGTGGGGCTGACTGCTTGAATAAACACCAGATGTGGGGTTGCATTAGCCTTAAAACCTCACTATCTTGTGGTTCGTACATGGGTACAATTCATCAGATTATTAATTCGCATTCATGATTAATACAGGTAGTACGCGTTTGCGATTTCGTCACAGGCGCCGATCTTTCACAGGATCTTAATGCCACATCGGCATTTCTTAGAAAATTTATAACAAACTCGAGCATCAAGCTCACGCTTCAAGCGCTAACATAAACGGCCAGCACAATGAATAACAATTTATATGTCACCAAGCGTCATGGTGAGAAAGAGCCCATTGAGTTAGATAAAATTCATAAAGTTATTACTTGGGCTGCTGAGGGACTTAAGAATGTCTCTGTCTCTCAGGTAGAGATCAAAGCTCAAATTCAGTTTTATGATGGTATCAAAACCTCTGAAATTCATGAGACGCTTATTAAGTCAGCAGCAGATTTAATTTCTACTGATGCGCCGGATTACCAATATTTGGCAGCGCGTTTAGCGATTTTCCATCTTCGGAAAAAAGCTTATGGCAAATTCGAACCACCTGCACTATTTGAACATGTAACGTCGATGGTGGAGCAAGGTAAATACGATCTCCACCTGCTGAAAGACTATACGCCTGAAGAATTTGCTGAAATGGATTCTTTTATCGATCACTGGCGGGATATGAATTTCAGTTATGCAGCCGTTAAGCAACTGGAAGGTAAATATCTGGTTCAGAACCGGGTTACCGGGGATATTTATGAAAGCGCCCAGTTTCTCTATATTTTAGTTGCTGCGTGTTTGTTTGCGAACTATCCAAAATCGACTCGTCTGGAATATGTTCGCCGTTTCTATAACGCCACGTCCACTTTTAAAATTTCTTTGCCCACACCTATTATGGCCGGGGTCCGTACCCCTACCCGCCAATTCAGTTCTTGTGTATTAATTGAAACCGGGGACAGCCTGGACTCTATCAATGCAACTGCCAGCGCCATCGTAAAATACGTGAGTCAGCGCGCAGGAATTGGTGTAAACGCAGGGCGTATTCGCGCTCTGGGCAGCCCTATTCGCGGCGGTGAAGCATTTCATACCGGTTGTATACCTTTTTACAAGTACTTTCAAACTGCCGTTAAAAGCTGTTCTCAAGGCGGCGTGCGAGGCGGTGCCGCAACATTGTTTTATCCGCTATGGCACATGGAAGTCGAAACGCTGTTGGTGTTAAAGAACAATCGCGGTGTAGAAGAAAATCGGGTAAGGCACCTGGATTACGGTGTGCAGTTTAACAAACTAATGTACCAGCGCATGATGAAGGATGGATATATCACCCTTTTTAGTCCTTCTGACGTGCCTGGTTTATATGATGCGTTCTTTGCTGATCAGAGCAAATTTGAAGAGCTGTATGTAAAATACGAAAACGACGACGGTATTCGTAAAAAACAAGTGAAGGCTATGGAACTGTTCAGCTTGTTTATGCAGGAACGCGCCAGCACTGGCCGTATTTATCTGCAGAACGTTGACCACTGTAATACTCATAGTCCGTTCGATCCGGCAGTTGCACCAGTTCGCCAGAGCAATTTGTGTTTGGAGATTGCGTTACCCACCAAACCGCTTGAGCACGTGAATGATGAAAACGGCGAAATTGCTTTGTGTACACTTTCGGCTTTTAACTTGGGGGCGATTAAATCGCTGGATGAGTTTGAAGAACTTTCTGATCTTGCTGTGCGTGCATTAGACAGTTTACTTGATTATCAGGATTATCCTGTACCTGCAGCTTATAATGCCACTATGAATCGTCGAACGCTGGGTATCGGTGTTATCAACTTTGCCTACTATTTAGCGAAAAATGGCGTGAAATATTCCGACTTTAGCGCCAATGGTTTGATTCACCGTACTTTTGAAGCTATGCAGTATTATCTGTTAAAAGCATCCAACAATTTAGCGAAAGAGAAAGGCGCCTGTCCTAAGTTCAATGAGACCACCTATTCAAAGGGTATCTTACCTATCGACAGTTATAAAAAGGATCTTGACGCGATTTGCAATGAGCCACTGCACTATGATTGGGATGCGTTAAGAGAAGAGATTAAAACTCATGGCCTGCGTAATTCAACATTGTCGGCGTTAATGCCATCGGAAACCTCTTCTCAGATATCTAATGCCACCAATGGTATTGAACCACCTCGTGGACATATCAGCATTAAGTCCAGTAAAGATGGTGTGCTAAAGCAAGTTGTGCCTGAATACGAAACGCTGAAAGAAAAGTACGAACTGTTGTGGGATATTCCTTCCAACGATGGCTATCTGCAACTTTGTGGCATTATGCAAAAATTTGTTGATCAGACTATTTCAGCGAATACCAGCTATGACCCTGGTAAGTATGACAGTGGCAAGGTGCCAATGAAGTTATTGCTTAAAGATTTGCTAACTGCTTATAAATTGGGTGTGAAAACGCTGTATTATCACAACACTCGCGACGGCGCTTCAGATACCAGCTCGCTGGAAGCCAAAGAGCAACAGCAAAAGCCTCTGGCACAAGAAGCAGTAATCGCTGAAGATGACGATTGTGCAGGTGGTGCGTGCAAAATTTAGCACGCACCTGGCGACTCATCTTTCATTAATAAACGTTATAAGTGATTTAGGCAGTTATGAAATACACCACGTTTAACCAACAAAGTGTGAATCCGCTTGCAGAGCCGATGTTCTTTGGCAATCCTGTAAACGTTGCGCGATATGATCAGCAAAAGCACAATATATTCGAGAAGCTGATTGAAAAACAAATCAGCTTCTTCTGGCGTCCGGAAGAAGTCGATGTATCTCGGGATCGGGTTGATTTTCAAAAACTTACCGACCCTGAAACACATATTTTTATTTCCAATCTGAAGTATCAGACGCTGTTGGATTCAGTTCAAGGACGTAGCCCAAACATTGCGTTTTTGCCTATTGTTTCTCTACCGGAACTAGAAACCTGGATTGAAACCTGGTCGTTCTTTGAAACCATCCACTCGCGTTCCTATACTCACATTCTCAGAAATCTGTTTTCCGATCCTAGCGATATTTTTGAAGATATCGTGGTGAACGAAGAAATTAAGCGGCGTGCCTCGGACATTTCTCGTTATTACGACGACTTGATTTTCGCCACTCAGCTTTGGCAAACCCAAGGGGAAGGCGTACATACCGTAGATGGTGAAGCTCATACTATTAATCTTCGGGAGCTGAAGAAAAAGCTGTTTCTATGTATGAATTCAGTCAATGCGCTTGAAGCTATTCGTTTTTACGTTTCTTTTGCCTGCACTTTTGCTTTTGCAGAGCGTGAGTTAATGGAAGGAAATTCCAAAATCATCCGTTTGATTGCGCGGGACGAAAACCTGCATCTCACTTCTACTCAGCATATTCTGAATATATGGGCGAAGGGCAAAGATGATCCCGAAATGGCGGAAATTGCGGAAGAATGTAAAGAGCAGGCACGTCAAATTTTCCTCAGCGCCGTCGAGCAGGAAAAAGAATGGGCGGACTACCTGTTTAAAAATGGCTCTATGATTGGCCTGAACAGAGAAATTCTCTGCCAGTATGTTGAGTATATTGCCAATCAACGCATGTCTGCGATTGGTTTCGACGCTCCGTTCGATGTGCAAAGTAACCCGCTTCCCTGGATGAATAACTACCTGAATTCAGATAATGTGCAGGTGGCCCCGCAGGAATCCGAAATCAGTTCTTATTTGGTCGGACAAATCGACTCTTCTGTCAGTGATAACGATTTTGCCGATTTTGAGTTATAACTGATCCTCAAATGAATGAAAACAACTGATAAAACATTCCACATCGATATTGTCGATGTGGGATGCGCTGTTTCTCAACCTGATAAAACGCTGCTTGAATCACTGGAAGCGAATAATATTATTGTTCACTACCATTGTCGTGAGGGCTTTTGCGGTGCCTGTCGTACTAAGATGCTTAGTGGAAAGGTATCCTACACAACAGATCCTCTGGCATATATTGACGATGACGAAATTCTGCCTTGTTGTTGCATCGCCCTTTGCAACTTAGTCATTAAAGTTCCGCAGTAGAAGCCACTGCTACAGATGTTATAGAACAGCCAGTTCCGTTACCGTTAGCTGCTGACCGTACATCTGCTTTAATCTTACCTTACGCTCCAAGTCGGCAATAATGGCACCAGAGAAATCTTTTCCGGTCAAATCTTCTGCCATGTTTATGCCACCAGGAGTATCCACATTAATTTCCATCATTTTGTTGCCGACAATATCCAGCCCGGTAAGGTACATGCCGTCTCGCATCAGCTTCGGTGCTACCGCTTCAGCAACCTTCAACGCTTCTTCATCAGGCGTGGCCATTTCATATTTTCCTCCTGCGGATATATTAGAACGGCCGTCCCCAGTGCTGTTAAATCGGCGGAAGCAGGCATATACACCCTCAACCTGAAGCGGACGACCATTTAACGTAATTAAACGTAAATCTCCATCAGCAGCCAAGGGCAAGTATTCCTGTACAATGGCGTAACCATCACGAATAGTCGCTTCGATAATCTGATTAAGGTTTGCCTGACTATCCTGATTAATGATAAACACCCCCTGCCCTCCAGAGCCTTGCAGGGGTTTAATTACCGCTTTACCGTTAAAGTTTTCAATGGCCCTTTTTATTTCTTCTACCCTGCAGGAAATGGCTGTTTTCGGGCGTACAATTTCAGGATATGTTTGAAAGTAAGTTTTGTTGGAAGCATCGGTAAGATGAGTTGGATCGTTCAGTACCAATACCCCCTGATTCGCCAGAAGCTGAGCAAATAAGAGCGCTGAATTGGGTGCCCATGGCCGCGTAAGGACCTCGTCCGCAGGATCTGACCTTAGTAAAACTACATCAAACTGCGTTAAATTCACTCGCTCTAATGCTGAGTCTTCATGCTGTAGCTCAGCCAACAATTGTGCATCATCTTCATAATCTTTGCTTTGCGGGCGACTTACCATAGCAGCGATGGATTCATCTGATTCATAGATCAAATCGCTAAGTCCAACCAAAACTACTTCGTGACCGATACGTGCCGCCCGACGCGCCAGACGGATAGTAGTATAGTTATCTTTTTCGGTGTGAATATCATTAATAAAAAAAGCTATTTTCATAACATAGGCTCTAGTTGGAAAAGTTGTTCAAGTTTGACATTACGCACTTGTTTTACACGTTCACGACCCCGTTCGCCTCGCAAATGGTGAGGTATAATTCTTGGCGGCAGCAGCCACCCCTGGTTGAGTAACTCTTTGATCAGCATCCGCTGACCCATGGCAAATTTACCCAAAAATAAAAATTCAATGTCCCCGCCATCAGCCAGATAGGCAAGAAGTTCTCTTAACCCTCGCAAATACACTGAATCTTTTGTCAGACCTCCGCCTCTGCAGGCTCTCACTGCAACGTCAAAGGCATCTTCAGCGGGTAAATGATATTCGTCGTGAAGTTCATGAAAGATTTCTTTAACGGATTGGCGCTTTAAAGCAAGTTCAGTGGCAATAACTCGTGCGGCTATCACTCTTAGCCGGCGCGGAGGAAGATAGCCAGCGAGATATTCCGCTAGCGTTCCCAATCCTTCCTGCAGCGGATCATAATGGGCCAAACCGTGCTCCAGCAGTTGTATAGGTTGGCATCTGCCGTTGTAACGCGTAACCACATGCGTGCCGACTTCATGGGCAATAAGGGGAGAAATACGCGCAGAGGGAAGCTTTACACTTTGAGCAACTTTCAGGTGCCCGTGATGCACCATCATCATGGAATTTAAATCTTCCATCACCTCTACCCGAGACGCCATATCTGGAACTTCAGCACGATATGCATTGATTTCTTTATCGGCCGCGGTGACGATATCGGCGCAGTTGGCGTCACTGGCAGGGCCGCTCACTATCGGCACTTCATTGAGTATTTGGCGCGCACTGTGCACTAAACTCGGCTCGGCTTCACCAAACAGCTCCACGGAAATCGCCATAAACCCCCGGCTTTCCCGCATCATTACGAGATCCACCTGCAGTTCCAACTCCATCCTTTTTTCATAAAAAAGAGCGTGTAGTGAAGGATCTTCGACATCGTCTATTGGTAAATTTTGTAGCGCTTCTTTAATCTCACAAAAATTATCGGGAATCTCCGGATACCACATAACGGGATTGACGGTATAATCACTTTCCTGAAAACGCTGCCACATTCCGTCATTGTCGCAGGGGGAAAGATAATAAAGCCAGTCTACCCGAGCATCGATATCGGCCAGCTTTTTATCAATTCGTGATGCTACTGCGGGGAGTTCACTTACCGACATTTCTTAATTTCCTCCCGAACTGCATCGACTGCTTTTTTCAAACCAGTACGTAAATCTTCGATTGCCGCCAGGGAACTCTCTGCCCGCCATTCGTCCATATAAAACTTTTTATATTCCAACGTGATCGTGCAGACATCGCTTCCGTAGTTTGCGAAAACCCACTCTGGCCAATAACCTCCATCGGGGTATCGTACGTTCCCGCGAACGTCCAAATAACGGCCCTGGCAAGGTGTATCAGCCAAAGTGCGAGACAACTTATCGGCCACATTGCCAAACCTTTTGTGATCCAATGTGGTAAGCCCTAAATCAATATCAGGATTATCCTGAAATGAAGCCGGTGCCTTATTCGGGCCTGCCCGGCGGTGATTGTAGCTGTGTAAATCCAGTAACAGTACTTTACCGTGCTCGGCTATCATCTGCTCAAGCCATCCTCGCATCATCGCGTAAAACGTGTCGTGTTGTTTAAGCGATCGCTCTATCATTTCCTCGGGTGGAGACTCCTTCCACACCTTCATCCCCCAGGTATCGTTCGGATCTGTGGAGCAAGCCTTGTTTCGAGCACGATTAAGATCAACTTCAAACCGGGACGTATAGCAGGAGAATACGTTGTCGCCAGTATTTGCCCATACGTCTGTCATGGGATCTTCTTCGCGGCGGCGTTCTGAATCATCAGCTTCAAGGAAGGGCAGAAGCTCTTCGCGCATCGCGTGTCCAGCGTGAACAGCAGTGGCCATAACCGGGCCGCGGCTGTGATGAATGAACCACCGGTCGTATGGCTCAGAAGAATAGCTAGATGTGTTAGTGCTAGAACCAGATATCATGGGTTTGACCTCGCAATCGTGAGTAACGTGAATATCTAGAGATAACGGACAGCATGAAGTGTGCCACGCAGCAAAGAATGTTATCGATTGGAATTAAAACACGCTCTATTTGTGGAGATCGCTTGCTTCAATATCATACAAAGTCATGGATGCCGTTAGTTTTTCCCATACCGAAACCTTTCCTGTGCTAAAGACTTCGGAACTCTTTAAAATCAATAAGAAGCAGCGTACTATCGACAAATTAACGAAATTTTGAAAAAGTTACAGAGCAACCCATGAGGCTTTAGCGTGTGAGATCGGCGCAACTTCACAGTCACATAGACCCATTCAGCGTGCATCCGTCGTTTAATAATCAAGGCAACGTTGCACTTTAAACAAGTCCCTTTCTACTATCCGCAACGAAGAGCATTAACTGCTGAAGCGTTTCCGCCGCTCACCTGATCATTTTACCCGTTTACCACGTTCATTATCTAAATCACTCCCACAATATCGGGCTATGTCTATCTCAATACAAAACACAGATGAAGAACCGCGCAATTCAGTGTTAGGCGAAATTAATGTTGCTTTTCACACATACTATCAAAAACGTAAAACGCAAATGCTTGAAAATATTCATGCAGGTAACTACCAGGTTATTGTGCGGATGGATAACCGAATTATCGTTAAGTGTGGCGACAAGGTTACGCAGCACTTAATTAATAACGAGGCTTACCACACGATAAAAGCTGTCAGTCATCTTCCTGTTCTATTTTTTTATTTACTCAGCGAATCTCCCATTGAAACTGCTACTTTAAAAATTGAAGAGGTACTTCGCTCTCTAGAAAGCGAGCTGGAAAGTGATCAGCCTGAGAAACAAGCGCTGCTTGAAATCTGCGACCGTACAAAAGCGTTGTTAACAGAAATGAAAGACGAAGCAGCTTCACAATTCGACTGTTTTAATCAATACTGGCAGCAAATTGAAGTGATTGAGGGTCAGCTTTTAGCGAAAGCAGCAAGATTGGAAATCAGCCAGACGCTGTCTGTATTAAATAAAATATCGGCGGAGATGGAGTTGTCGGCGAGCAGGCTTTTTTTAGTCACTCTTGGAGGACACCAACCTCGGTATAAGCAATTAGCAAAATTAATATTTAAACGCTGGTTCTCGGAGAATTCTATCCAGAATGTTGATGCAGAGCATCATGTGCACTACTGCGAAAAGGGCCAGTCGCTGGAAGATGCCTTAGACTTGGTGGCAACAGTCGTTACTGATCGCGAACTGGCTCGTTCTTTACTAGGATCTGATACAGCACTGGACCAGGATGTTTTAGGTCTTGTCGCCCAGCAGGAAATTGACCGCGCTTGGCGCTGAGTTAGGTGACCAGCTGTGAGGAAAATATCCAAATTTATAAGCAGTACGGTATATGCAAATACGTAGTTATCAGGATAGTTACCATGCTCGAAAGCCTCGCCTTTCAACCAATGAGCCCGTCCGAGCGAAGCGAACTGGTAGCGACGTCTTACCTTAAATAAATGGCCAATGCTTTAGACAAGCCACTTTTGTGAAGGTGTAGAAGGCCTGAATCGAACGCGATTGACGCAGCTAAAAATCTGACAAGCCGCGTCCGAAGGGACGCAAGAGCAAGTGAAAGGGTAAACGATATGAAGGAAACAACTTGGCATAGTGCTAAAGTTGGCCGGCTCCGCCAACCGAAAAGAGCCGGCAGCTTAATTCATATTACAGCGCCACCAGCCTTCATATCCGACCGTTAGGCCTTGGTCCAACTCAAAGTGCATTATGGCAGAAACATGTGTTTGCTTCTGTAATCTGTCTTTGCGGACTTCCTCCTGAGGTTGAATAGTAACCGTAATAGGCTGCGCAGCAAATTGGCCCCCCTCTGGCAACGCTCTTGAATTCTTATTCATGCCGGTTAGCTTAACCAACTTTCCATGAACTTTAATTACGCCAGCTACTTTACCAGCATTTGCTCCGACTACCAGCACGGGAGAGCTGCCAGCAGTATAGGAAAAGGCGCACCTGGGGGTTTTAGAAAGAACCTTATCGACTTCTGCGCTATCTAAAGTCATAGGGTCGATTGTAGGAATGTCAGGACTTTCAACTGCGGCTTGCGCCGAGACAATTTCCGGTGATGGCTTGGGGGCTTGTTTTGCGCCAAGAGCGGCATCCGGCGGTGGGTTTCTGCATGCAGCGATTCCTGTACCCGTCATAATAATTACCATCAAGCGAATGTAAGAGGACATCTTATTGGGCCTCCTCAATATCTCGAATTAGATATTTCATTTCAGAAATTTCTCTACGCTGCGCTGCTATAATTTCATCAGCAAGTTTTCGGACTCGGGAGTCGCTTATTTGTGCTCTTTCGCTGGTCATAATAGCAATGGAGTGATGCGGGATCATCGCTTTCATATATTCAACATCTGTCACCGTAGCCTGGCTTCTTACTATCCATAAACAGAGGACAAATACACAAGCACTACCTGCGAATATTCCTATATTTATCCATTTCTTTTTATACATATTTAGCATAAAGCTAAGCATCACGATCGCCATAGTGGCGCCCATTAATAATGCCATCCATGCTCGTGTTTCACTCCACAATACGTGTTCGAAAGCGTAAGTGTTAAGATACATTAAGCCGAACATGATTATCGTCGACGTAGCGATCATTGCTGCAAAACGCCAATAGGACATGTGCATCTGTTAGTTCTCCTCTGTCTCAATGGTCATGTTTGTTGTGGTCTCCCAATTCTTGATATTGGGCTTGTGTCATGGCGGGTAATTGCTTTACAAAAGCGGTGATATTCCATAGCGTTTTTTCGTCATGTGTAGCGCCAAATGCGGGCATTCCAGACATTTTAACGCCATGATTGACTAGCCAAAATACTTCTGAGGGTGTCCAGTGTGCAGCCGCTTCAGTAAGATGAGGGGGTTGTGGGACCAGTCCCTCAGCCCAGTTCGCGCGTTCGATACCTGGCCCGCCGTGACAGTGCTCACACATGGTTTGGTACTCGTGTGCCCCAGCCGCAATCATATTCTTCGTAAACCCTGGAGGCTTTTGATCTGCCCGGCTTCGTACTGACGCTACCATGGAGGTTGAAAGTGCCCAGCGCGCAAAAGAAGAATGGTCCTCGCGCGCACTGATATTGTAGCTTCCCGTGTAAACAACGATGAGAATTGCAACCATCCCTGCTATTGCAGTAAGCACAATACCGACGATCATGCCCGTACCAAGATACTTTTTTTGTGTCATGAACTCCTCCGCAAGCGCTGACGTAGTATTTTGGAAGTGGAATTGCAGTAACCGTACCACCTTTAGCACCAGCATCCAGGCGGAAGATATTCGGGCGCACGCGGCTTCAATCAAGGTTTGTTGCTACATTTGCAATGACTGCATTACTTTAACGTAAAATAATAGCCTTTTAGCGATGGCTACAAATGGGCTGTAACATTTACATGTCCGAGTTTTATAGACACGCTTCTCATCTTGACGTTCGTGATATAGCATTCCGGCGTTCGTGGTACCAAAAGTACTTACCGCAACCACGGGTGACACATCATTTTTTTCGAGCATCTTCATCGTGTTGCTGCCAACAAAGAACTGCCTGAGCTTAGAGTGGCCAAAAGCCCATTACAATGAGATCAGTGTCATGCTTTTCTTAATATTCCATCAAAGAAGCATGAATGTCTCCCTCAATAAAAGAAGCAGTAAAATTAAAACCCTTGCTTTCAAGCTTCCGCTGGGCCGAATCGAACTTTTCTTTTAAATCCATTTCATTTTTTTGAGAAAGCAATAGCTTCAGGTACCGGGCTAACGCCACTCATTTACAACCGATTGAGCGCTAAGCTCAGTTTTGGCACGTGACACTGAATATTTACCGAACACGCTATCGCTTTTCTATTATTACCAGAGCAATGCCGCTCAAGATGGCGAGTGAGGCAAGCAGGATACGTAAGGTCAAGGTTTCGCCAAGAATTAACCAGCCAGCAAACGTCGCAATGACCGGAACGCTTAGCTGAATAGTGGCGGCATGGGAAGATTTTAGCGCCGGAAGTACGGCGTACCAAAGCGCGTATCCTATCCCTGATGTTACTGCACCGGAAACAATCCCTAATATTAGTCCCTGAAGATCAGTCATCATAGTATGCGTATTGATCAATAATAAAATGGCTGCAAACGGGAGTGTGAGAATGAAATTTCCCGCTGTACTAGACAAAGGATTCGATGCACTTCTACCTAAGACTGAGTATATTCCCCAGGCCATACCAGCCATAACCATTAGTACTGCCGAAGAGAGGGGCGGAGCTGTAGCACCAGGTAGCAGCAACACGGTTAGCCCGACTATCGCCAAAAAAAATCCTGTAGTTTGAATGCTATTGAAACGTTCGCCCTTAAACATCCCCCACAGGATCATGGTCAGTTGAACTGCACCAAAAAGTAGTAACGCACCTGCTCCAGTAGGTATGGCCACATACGCTAAGGAAAAGCCAGTGGCATAAACGAATAACGCAACAGCGCCGACCCAGCTACCAGCAGAAATACTTGGGGAATGGCGAAATACCGTCAGTAAGTAAAGTACAAGAGCGCCGCTTAGCAGACGGATATAGGTAAAGGAAACGGGATCAGTGCTTGAGCTAACCAGCGCCATTCTGCACAAAAGCGAATTACCTGCAAAAGCCATCATGGCCATTATCACCAGCATTACCATTTTCGTCTGCATGATTCTCGTCCTTAAAGGGCTTTCTTTGCGGTCTTAGTAATTAACAGTAGAAACGCAGTTTAGCGTTTTAATTCACCGACTCCACCAGTATGGCACTTGGCACCAATGTTGTTTTGAGTGCGTAAGTTATTTAAAGAGGGTAAGCTTTCAAAAAGTCTCACTTCATACTTGCTATCACGAATGTTCTTTTTTCGTAGCCTGTATAACGTTAGCGCCTGCGCAAGTACAAAAAAGCCGATCGCAATTGCGGATCGGCTTATTCTAATTTCAGGAGAATTCTTCGTACCCTATAATTTTATGCCCAATCGTTCTGCGACTTCGATATAGGTTTCAACCACTGACCCTAGCCCCTGACGGAAACGGTCTTTATCCATTTTTTTGCGGGTTTCTTTATCCCATAAACGGCAACCGTCTGGAGTAAATTCATCGCCAAGAACAATCTCGCCATCCTTGTCTAAACCGAACTCCAGCTTATAATCCACTAAAATCATACCAGCGTCGTCAAATAGCTTTTTCAGAACGTTGTTAACCGCGAAAGTTAACGCTTTCATGCTAGCAATTTGCGCTTCTGTTGCCCAACCAAACGACACAATGTGAAAATCATTGACCATTGGGTCGTGCAACGCATCGTTTTTCAGAAAGAATTCAAAAACCGGCGGGTTGAGCGACTGTCCTTCTTCAACACCCAAGCGGCGTACTAAAGAACCTGCTGCTACGTTTCGAACTACGCATTCCACCGGAATCATTTTCAGCTTCTTAACCAGCGACTCCGTATCCGAAACCAGCGCCTCTACCTGGGTAGAAATACCGGCTTCCTCTAACCTGGACATAATAAAATGATTAAACTTATTGTTTACTTCACCTTTACGTTCAAGCTGTTCGATTTTTTCTCCATCGAAAGCAGAAGTATCGTTTCTGAATAACAAGATAAGCTTATCGCTGTCATCAGTCAGGTAGACAGTTTTTGCTTTACCGCGGTATAGTTCTTCGCGTTTTTCCATGATGTCTCTCAAAAAATTAAATGTCGAGGTCGTCTTGTGACATCACCTTTGAAAAGGGCTCGTACATTTCTGTAACTACATCCACTTCAAAAGGCTCGCTCTCATCGTTCATGAAAGTAATGGATGTTTTTTCACCCATATTTCCGACTTTCAGGCGGTAGTCATCTTTTTTCAGAAGGTCTTTTTCATCAGAAAACAGACCACTCCACCAGCCTTTATCAATACCATTGTAGGTAACGAACAACAGGCCAGTAGACTTGTCCAAATCTTTCACATCAAATCCAAGCTTTCTTAGCACCAATAACAGACGTGGCCATGCCACGTCATATTGCGCATCGACTACGTAAGCGGGTTCGCCGTTAGCATTAAAGCCCATTTCAGCGTTAAGCCCCTGACGAATTCGCGCGATACGCTTACTGTCTTCGAGCTGGATCTGGTATTCATAATGATTAATGAACTGATTCAATACGGTCACTTCTTCACGACGCTCTTCTATTTCACCTAACTGAGCAGCCGTTTTAGCTTCCCCGTTGGCTTGAAAATCTTTGAGTTCAGCGTGCAAAGATGCCGTGCGGCCGTGTGGTTTAACTTCCATTGAAAACTCGAAGCGGCGTTTAACTTCGCCTTTTTTAGGAGCAGAAAATTCATACCAGCTGCTGTCTTCGTCTTTATTTTCCACTACCCAGTCGGTGATGAGAATGCCAGCTTCAGGATCAAAAGAATCGACTTCAATTTTTTGCTGTTCAAGAAAACTTAACAGCGAATCCCAGATCGCTTGTTTTAACGGTTTACTATCATCAACCTGATCAAACCAGACTGTGGCTTCTCGACTTCCTTCTTCAACATGAGAACCGCTTACCAGAGGCAAT
Coding sequences:
- the nrdA gene encoding class 1a ribonucleoside-diphosphate reductase subunit alpha, encoding MNNNLYVTKRHGEKEPIELDKIHKVITWAAEGLKNVSVSQVEIKAQIQFYDGIKTSEIHETLIKSAADLISTDAPDYQYLAARLAIFHLRKKAYGKFEPPALFEHVTSMVEQGKYDLHLLKDYTPEEFAEMDSFIDHWRDMNFSYAAVKQLEGKYLVQNRVTGDIYESAQFLYILVAACLFANYPKSTRLEYVRRFYNATSTFKISLPTPIMAGVRTPTRQFSSCVLIETGDSLDSINATASAIVKYVSQRAGIGVNAGRIRALGSPIRGGEAFHTGCIPFYKYFQTAVKSCSQGGVRGGAATLFYPLWHMEVETLLVLKNNRGVEENRVRHLDYGVQFNKLMYQRMMKDGYITLFSPSDVPGLYDAFFADQSKFEELYVKYENDDGIRKKQVKAMELFSLFMQERASTGRIYLQNVDHCNTHSPFDPAVAPVRQSNLCLEIALPTKPLEHVNDENGEIALCTLSAFNLGAIKSLDEFEELSDLAVRALDSLLDYQDYPVPAAYNATMNRRTLGIGVINFAYYLAKNGVKYSDFSANGLIHRTFEAMQYYLLKASNNLAKEKGACPKFNETTYSKGILPIDSYKKDLDAICNEPLHYDWDALREEIKTHGLRNSTLSALMPSETSSQISNATNGIEPPRGHISIKSSKDGVLKQVVPEYETLKEKYELLWDIPSNDGYLQLCGIMQKFVDQTISANTSYDPGKYDSGKVPMKLLLKDLLTAYKLGVKTLYYHNTRDGASDTSSLEAKEQQQKPLAQEAVIAEDDDCAGGACKI
- the nrdB gene encoding class Ia ribonucleoside-diphosphate reductase subunit beta; translation: MKYTTFNQQSVNPLAEPMFFGNPVNVARYDQQKHNIFEKLIEKQISFFWRPEEVDVSRDRVDFQKLTDPETHIFISNLKYQTLLDSVQGRSPNIAFLPIVSLPELETWIETWSFFETIHSRSYTHILRNLFSDPSDIFEDIVVNEEIKRRASDISRYYDDLIFATQLWQTQGEGVHTVDGEAHTINLRELKKKLFLCMNSVNALEAIRFYVSFACTFAFAERELMEGNSKIIRLIARDENLHLTSTQHILNIWAKGKDDPEMAEIAEECKEQARQIFLSAVEQEKEWADYLFKNGSMIGLNREILCQYVEYIANQRMSAIGFDAPFDVQSNPLPWMNNYLNSDNVQVAPQESEISSYLVGQIDSSVSDNDFADFEL
- the yfaE gene encoding class I ribonucleotide reductase maintenance protein YfaE; this encodes MKTTDKTFHIDIVDVGCAVSQPDKTLLESLEANNIIVHYHCREGFCGACRTKMLSGKVSYTTDPLAYIDDDEILPCCCIALCNLVIKVPQ
- a CDS encoding ATP-grasp domain-containing protein; this encodes MKIAFFINDIHTEKDNYTTIRLARRAARIGHEVVLVGLSDLIYESDESIAAMVSRPQSKDYEDDAQLLAELQHEDSALERVNLTQFDVVLLRSDPADEVLTRPWAPNSALLFAQLLANQGVLVLNDPTHLTDASNKTYFQTYPEIVRPKTAISCRVEEIKRAIENFNGKAVIKPLQGSGGQGVFIINQDSQANLNQIIEATIRDGYAIVQEYLPLAADGDLRLITLNGRPLQVEGVYACFRRFNSTGDGRSNISAGGKYEMATPDEEALKVAEAVAPKLMRDGMYLTGLDIVGNKMMEINVDTPGGINMAEDLTGKDFSGAIIADLERKVRLKQMYGQQLTVTELAVL
- a CDS encoding tyrosine/phenylalanine carboxypeptidase domain-containing protein, producing the protein MSVSELPAVASRIDKKLADIDARVDWLYYLSPCDNDGMWQRFQESDYTVNPVMWYPEIPDNFCEIKEALQNLPIDDVEDPSLHALFYEKRMELELQVDLVMMRESRGFMAISVELFGEAEPSLVHSARQILNEVPIVSGPASDANCADIVTAADKEINAYRAEVPDMASRVEVMEDLNSMMMVHHGHLKVAQSVKLPSARISPLIAHEVGTHVVTRYNGRCQPIQLLEHGLAHYDPLQEGLGTLAEYLAGYLPPRRLRVIAARVIATELALKRQSVKEIFHELHDEYHLPAEDAFDVAVRACRGGGLTKDSVYLRGLRELLAYLADGGDIEFLFLGKFAMGQRMLIKELLNQGWLLPPRIIPHHLRGERGRERVKQVRNVKLEQLFQLEPML